A window from uncultured Desulfobacter sp. encodes these proteins:
- a CDS encoding ATP-binding protein, with product MGLRTRIIVFFVVAFGIANLGLCFYITHQVKTLELEKLQTQIDKSAYLMRRVNTLPLYNVDMESLKLNMETFFDDENIKSLSIHDSEVNININLIRQLPPGGIDIKKSFVIDYKGLTLGRLTVVYSTGLIEQKLAKYQAKMLLITALVMVVIAVGFSMLIHILTNPVANLARVTTDIAAGDFDSEVVQTGVGEVKTLSRNFALMCNTIKKQKEEIASAYKRIEDEISHKNRQKREMVHHQQLTSCVNTFIKKSLTAQSMQDVAQIFIPVAQDLIPGPYCFVGQICDAENNLKIIALSDKAEKECPRADEFGIYQGFRQHVSGRLHQAITTKIPVISNNVSLCSEFSLIPGKHLPIDTIMAVPVLQDQEVFGLVVFAGKDAGYTPEDQTLATMMVLFLGATLNLRRREEENQRLANMLAFSGITKEGFVLEDVSRLLDQALELASGEYGTNQDFHFSGIQIIRDFYPDLPKVKCRAGELKQVFFNILSNGAYALAGHTDNPCPTFFLRTYGKDDQVCIEIRDNGPGMSENIRRRIFEPLFSTKPDKEDAGLGLSVAYFIITKNHNGTIEVESTPGEGTCFRIFLPF from the coding sequence ATGGGCTTAAGGACCCGCATCATTGTCTTTTTTGTTGTGGCTTTCGGTATCGCTAATCTGGGCTTGTGTTTCTACATCACCCATCAGGTTAAAACCCTTGAGTTAGAAAAGCTGCAGACCCAAATTGACAAATCTGCCTATTTGATGCGGCGTGTCAACACCCTTCCGCTTTATAATGTGGATATGGAAAGTCTAAAATTGAACATGGAGACTTTTTTTGATGATGAAAATATCAAAAGTCTTTCTATCCACGATTCAGAAGTAAACATCAATATTAACCTAATAAGACAGCTGCCGCCCGGCGGAATTGATATCAAAAAAAGTTTTGTGATTGATTATAAAGGATTGACCCTTGGTCGGCTTACGGTTGTTTATTCCACAGGCTTGATAGAACAAAAACTGGCCAAATATCAGGCAAAAATGCTTTTAATCACTGCCTTGGTGATGGTGGTCATTGCTGTGGGGTTTTCTATGTTGATTCACATCCTCACCAATCCGGTGGCAAATCTTGCCCGTGTCACCACTGATATCGCCGCAGGAGATTTTGACAGTGAAGTTGTGCAAACGGGTGTTGGAGAAGTTAAGACGCTTTCACGCAACTTTGCGCTCATGTGCAATACAATTAAAAAACAAAAAGAAGAAATCGCAAGCGCTTACAAAAGAATAGAAGATGAGATCAGTCATAAAAATAGACAGAAAAGAGAAATGGTCCATCATCAGCAGTTGACCTCTTGTGTTAATACATTCATTAAGAAATCCTTGACGGCTCAGTCCATGCAGGACGTGGCGCAAATTTTTATTCCCGTTGCCCAGGATCTAATCCCGGGGCCTTATTGCTTTGTGGGCCAGATTTGTGATGCAGAAAATAATTTAAAGATTATAGCGCTTTCCGATAAGGCTGAAAAAGAGTGCCCCAGGGCAGATGAGTTCGGCATATATCAAGGATTTAGGCAGCATGTCTCCGGCAGGTTGCACCAAGCGATTACAACTAAAATCCCTGTAATTTCCAACAACGTAAGCTTGTGTTCTGAATTTTCTTTAATACCTGGAAAGCATCTGCCCATTGACACCATTATGGCGGTCCCTGTGCTGCAGGATCAGGAGGTATTTGGTCTTGTTGTTTTTGCAGGTAAAGATGCCGGATATACCCCCGAGGACCAGACGCTTGCCACGATGATGGTTCTGTTTTTGGGTGCGACGTTAAACCTTAGGCGTCGTGAAGAAGAAAATCAACGGCTGGCAAATATGCTCGCTTTTTCTGGAATAACCAAAGAGGGCTTTGTACTCGAAGACGTTTCGCGGCTTTTGGATCAGGCCCTTGAATTGGCGTCAGGTGAATATGGTACTAACCAGGATTTTCATTTCAGCGGCATTCAGATTATTAGGGATTTTTATCCTGATTTACCCAAAGTAAAATGCCGGGCTGGAGAATTGAAACAGGTCTTTTTCAATATCCTGTCAAACGGGGCCTATGCCCTGGCCGGACACACGGACAATCCGTGCCCGACGTTTTTTCTACGAACCTATGGTAAAGACGATCAGGTGTGTATTGAGATAAGAGATAATGGTCCAGGGATGTCCGAAAATATCCGCAGGCGCATATTTGAGCCACTTTTTTCCACCAAACCGGACAAGGAGGATGCAGGACTTGGACTATCAGTCGCCTATTTTATCATCACCAAAAATCATAATGGTACAATTGAAGTGGAATCAACCCCTGGTGAAGGCACTTGTTTCAGGATTTTTCTGCCCTTTTAA
- a CDS encoding glutamine amidotransferase — translation MKNIFIIKTGDSIPCLVGRRGDFENWIIAGIETHHPFSDTIVPVHKKAQLPDLAQIDGIIITGSHAMVTEQSEWIKKTADWLVTAVKQEIPILGICFGHQILAYALGGTVGYMPEGPEFGTVSFHMSDDAKDDPIFGGLPQTFEVQTSHFQAVTKLPLNAIPMGSTAKDPYSSFRYGRSAWGVQFHPEYDADITRAYIKEINEELKKSCENTPQNPVFCHDTVQGQIILSRFAALSPKTFNQD, via the coding sequence ATGAAAAATATTTTCATCATAAAAACAGGTGACAGCATACCTTGCCTTGTGGGCAGGCGCGGCGATTTTGAAAATTGGATTATAGCAGGGATAGAGACGCATCATCCCTTCTCCGACACAATTGTTCCGGTCCATAAAAAAGCACAGCTGCCGGATCTTGCTCAAATTGACGGCATCATTATTACCGGATCCCATGCTATGGTCACAGAACAGTCTGAATGGATAAAAAAAACGGCAGACTGGCTTGTGACAGCCGTCAAGCAAGAGATACCCATATTGGGTATCTGTTTTGGCCATCAAATTCTTGCATATGCACTGGGCGGAACGGTGGGATATATGCCCGAAGGTCCGGAGTTTGGCACCGTATCTTTTCACATGTCCGACGACGCAAAAGATGATCCGATTTTTGGCGGACTTCCGCAAACGTTTGAGGTCCAGACATCACATTTTCAGGCGGTTACAAAACTGCCTTTAAATGCCATACCAATGGGAAGCACCGCGAAAGATCCATATAGTTCTTTTCGTTACGGCCGATCTGCCTGGGGCGTCCAGTTTCATCCCGAATATGATGCGGATATTACCCGGGCATATATAAAAGAAATTAATGAAGAACTGAAAAAATCCTGTGAAAATACGCCTCAAAATCCTGTTTTCTGTCATGATACAGTTCAAGGCCAAATAATACTAAGCAGGTTTGCAGCGTTATCGCCTAAGACGTTCAATCAGGACTAA
- a CDS encoding ACT domain-containing protein, whose translation MAEQISIFIENKEGRLAEVTAILRDADVNIRALSLADTTDFGVLRLIVNENEKATAALRDQGFTVGKTHVLAVEVHDEPGGLNQVLDPLSEQGVNVEYMYAFANPQCKNAIMIFRFDDLEKAKVILAEQGIKVIDKEEISNL comes from the coding sequence ATGGCTGAACAAATATCCATATTCATAGAAAACAAAGAAGGGCGTCTTGCGGAAGTCACTGCTATTTTAAGGGACGCCGACGTCAACATTCGGGCGCTTTCCCTGGCAGACACCACGGATTTTGGTGTACTGCGACTGATTGTCAATGAAAATGAAAAAGCCACCGCCGCCCTGCGGGATCAGGGTTTTACAGTGGGTAAAACCCATGTCCTGGCCGTGGAAGTCCATGATGAACCCGGGGGCCTGAACCAGGTGCTGGATCCTTTAAGTGAACAGGGCGTCAATGTTGAGTACATGTATGCGTTTGCCAATCCCCAGTGCAAAAACGCCATCATGATTTTCCGCTTTGATGACCTTGAAAAGGCAAAGGTTATTTTGGCGGAACAGGGAATTAAAGTCATAGACAAAGAGGAAATCTCTAATCTTTAG
- a CDS encoding phenylacetate--CoA ligase, with protein MPIYDIDFETMPREGLEAIQLRRLQTTIERIYATVPFYRETYDKAGVKPSDIKSLDDLRRLPFTTKQDLRDNYPYHMFAVPMEQVVRIHASSGTTGKPTVVGYTKRDISTWADLMARSMAAAGGTPGDIIHNAWGYGLFTGGLGAHYGAERLGASVIPVSGGNTKRQITIMQDFKPTILCGTPSYILHLAEVADEMGVDFRNLSFKSGIFGAEPWTERMRQELEAKLDLKAIDIYGLSEVMGPGVSVECIEEQKGLHIAEDHFIVEIIDPDTLEPVPPGDPGEIVFTSITKEAFPVIRYRTKDLTSLNPVPCTCGRTHIRMNKPTGRTDDMLIIRGVNVFPSQIESVLMESREVAPHYQLVVDRVNNLDTLTVKVEIDEKSFSDDIKGLQTMEGKISHNIKEHLGVSAKVALVEPKTIERSQGKAVRVIDNRKF; from the coding sequence ATGCCCATATACGACATTGACTTCGAGACCATGCCCAGAGAGGGCCTGGAGGCGATACAGCTTCGCCGTCTTCAAACCACCATCGAACGCATTTATGCCACGGTTCCTTTTTATAGGGAAACCTATGACAAAGCCGGAGTCAAGCCTTCCGACATCAAAAGCCTGGATGATTTAAGGCGTCTGCCTTTTACAACCAAACAGGATCTTCGGGACAACTACCCCTATCACATGTTTGCCGTCCCCATGGAACAGGTGGTCCGTATCCACGCATCTTCCGGCACCACGGGCAAACCCACGGTGGTCGGTTATACCAAGCGCGATATCAGCACCTGGGCAGATCTGATGGCCAGAAGCATGGCTGCTGCCGGCGGCACCCCGGGAGACATTATCCACAATGCCTGGGGCTATGGTCTTTTCACAGGCGGTCTTGGTGCCCACTATGGGGCGGAACGTCTGGGCGCATCGGTTATCCCTGTTTCCGGCGGTAACACCAAACGTCAGATCACCATTATGCAGGATTTCAAGCCCACCATTCTGTGCGGCACACCATCCTATATCCTTCATCTGGCTGAAGTAGCCGATGAAATGGGGGTCGATTTCAGAAATCTCTCTTTTAAATCCGGTATTTTCGGCGCAGAACCCTGGACGGAGAGAATGCGCCAGGAACTGGAAGCCAAGCTTGACCTCAAGGCCATTGACATCTATGGTCTGTCTGAAGTCATGGGACCCGGCGTTTCCGTGGAGTGTATTGAAGAACAAAAAGGTCTTCATATTGCCGAAGATCATTTCATTGTGGAGATCATTGATCCGGACACCCTGGAACCCGTCCCCCCCGGAGATCCCGGAGAAATCGTGTTTACATCCATTACCAAAGAAGCCTTTCCGGTCATCCGTTACCGCACCAAAGACCTCACCTCCTTGAATCCTGTGCCCTGCACCTGCGGAAGAACCCACATACGGATGAACAAACCCACGGGCCGTACCGATGATATGCTGATAATCCGGGGCGTCAACGTATTTCCCTCCCAGATTGAAAGCGTACTCATGGAAAGCCGGGAGGTCGCTCCCCATTACCAACTCGTTGTTGACCGTGTAAATAATTTAGACACCCTGACAGTCAAGGTGGAAATTGACGAAAAGTCCTTCAGCGACGACATCAAGGGACTGCAGACCATGGAAGGCAAAATTTCACATAACATCAAGGAACATTTAGGCGTATCTGCCAAGGTGGCCCTTGTGGAACCCAAAACCATAGAACGAAGCCAGGGTAAGGCTGTCAGGGTTATAGATAACCGCAAATTTTAA
- a CDS encoding enoyl-CoA hydratase-related protein encodes MSFENILLEMDSAIAMISFNRPKALNALNNALLDELDVALDQVLANDEIRVLILTGTGDKSFVAGADISELTQMDALAAKYFSRKGQKLFSKIEALPFPAIAAVNGFALGGGSEVALACDFIYASEKAIFGLPEINLGLIPGFGGTQRLARVVGKNRAKEMIFTGGNITADKALEYGMVNQVCPHESLMDEVKKTAKKIAAKGCVSLRAAKEAIQAGLGCDLETGCLIENDAFAIAFASADAKEGTSAFLEKRKPEFKGTLK; translated from the coding sequence ATGTCATTTGAAAACATTCTTCTTGAGATGGACAGTGCCATTGCCATGATCTCTTTCAATCGTCCCAAAGCCTTGAATGCGCTGAATAATGCACTGCTTGATGAACTGGATGTCGCCTTGGACCAGGTGCTGGCCAACGATGAAATCCGGGTGCTGATTTTAACCGGTACCGGAGACAAATCCTTTGTGGCCGGGGCAGATATCTCGGAACTGACCCAAATGGATGCGTTGGCGGCAAAGTACTTTTCCCGTAAAGGCCAGAAGCTGTTCTCCAAAATTGAAGCCCTGCCCTTCCCGGCCATTGCTGCCGTAAACGGATTTGCCCTGGGCGGCGGCAGTGAAGTTGCCCTGGCTTGTGATTTTATCTATGCCTCGGAAAAAGCGATATTCGGACTGCCTGAGATCAACCTGGGGCTCATTCCCGGCTTTGGCGGTACCCAGCGGCTTGCCAGGGTTGTGGGAAAAAACAGGGCCAAGGAGATGATTTTCACCGGCGGCAATATTACTGCCGACAAAGCCCTGGAATATGGTATGGTAAATCAGGTGTGTCCCCATGAATCCCTGATGGATGAGGTCAAAAAGACAGCCAAGAAAATTGCAGCCAAGGGATGCGTTTCCCTGAGAGCCGCCAAAGAAGCCATACAGGCAGGTCTGGGGTGTGACCTTGAAACCGGTTGTCTCATTGAAAATGATGCCTTTGCCATTGCCTTTGCAAGCGCGGATGCCAAAGAAGGCACATCGGCATTTTTGGAAAAAAGAAAACCTGAATTCAAAGGCACGCTTAAATAA
- a CDS encoding N-acetylmuramoyl-L-alanine amidase, with amino-acid sequence MSIGVKSIRTVFIPILICVCLFAWPHGTAFAANDNAKDRYLAADTCLKKLKRSSVDINQVSAWLTCIENYKSIHKTFPGNTWAPAGLYKAAELYFQLAKRTGNPHWNSQADDIIARIKQLYPQSAYSARARTLAEANSSIPRPNNNDIKIKRSQKNLTRNDEAIAEYHKKKLAQAEAEDTGEYQHPSDIVSDIIENNTQDTGSCGPETPKDNEAVPPLPKGDTTVTDLRFWSNPEYTRVVVNADRERKYTYKLLKKDPVLNVPFQRLYIDIDQARLGRNVPDHTPINDDLLQQARAGQFTPHTVRVVVDIKDFDNYKIFSLKDPFRIVIDLWGKNATEPTDQLADGSSSGTKPFTGKTDRVTTDNLKSSDIARQLALGVRKIVIDPGHGGKDPGAPGYVKGVWEKDIVLKLATTLAEKLRSRLNCEVLLTRTTDRKLTLEERTAIANTQRADLFISMHCNAAKSKKLSGIETYILNLATDEQAIAVAARENATSEKNISDLAYILNDLMKHAKIEESTRLANDVHTAMVTGMKNKYTNIRDLGVKQAPFYVLLGARMPAILIESSFISNKTECKRLLTDAYRNDICNAIADGIEKYINATNPQHI; translated from the coding sequence ATGAGCATTGGGGTTAAGAGCATACGCACTGTTTTTATCCCGATTCTGATCTGCGTTTGTCTCTTTGCCTGGCCCCATGGGACAGCTTTTGCCGCCAATGATAATGCCAAAGACAGATACCTGGCAGCAGACACCTGTCTTAAAAAATTAAAACGGTCTTCGGTGGATATTAACCAGGTATCCGCCTGGCTGACCTGTATAGAAAACTACAAATCCATCCACAAAACCTTTCCCGGAAATACATGGGCACCGGCCGGGCTGTACAAGGCGGCAGAACTTTATTTCCAACTTGCCAAACGAACCGGCAATCCCCACTGGAACAGCCAGGCCGATGATATTATCGCCCGCATCAAACAACTTTATCCCCAAAGCGCATACAGCGCCCGTGCCCGAACCCTGGCGGAGGCAAACAGCTCAATACCACGCCCTAACAACAATGACATAAAAATAAAACGCTCCCAAAAAAATCTGACCCGCAACGACGAAGCCATTGCAGAATACCACAAGAAAAAACTGGCCCAGGCCGAGGCGGAAGATACCGGGGAGTATCAGCACCCCTCGGATATCGTATCGGATATTATAGAAAACAACACCCAGGACACAGGGTCTTGCGGTCCGGAGACGCCCAAAGACAATGAGGCTGTTCCGCCCCTGCCCAAAGGAGATACAACGGTTACGGACCTGCGGTTCTGGTCCAACCCCGAATACACCCGGGTCGTGGTCAATGCCGACCGTGAACGAAAATACACCTATAAGCTGTTAAAAAAAGATCCGGTTCTAAATGTTCCGTTCCAAAGATTATACATAGACATTGACCAGGCAAGACTTGGCCGCAATGTGCCGGACCACACGCCCATCAACGATGATCTGCTCCAGCAGGCCCGGGCCGGCCAGTTTACCCCCCATACCGTCCGGGTGGTGGTGGATATAAAAGATTTTGATAACTATAAAATCTTCTCGCTGAAAGACCCGTTCCGTATCGTTATTGATCTGTGGGGGAAAAACGCCACAGAACCCACGGACCAGCTTGCCGACGGTAGTTCCTCTGGAACCAAACCGTTTACAGGAAAAACGGACCGGGTCACCACAGACAATTTAAAATCCTCTGACATTGCCCGCCAGCTGGCTTTGGGTGTCAGAAAAATCGTCATTGACCCCGGCCACGGCGGCAAGGACCCCGGCGCGCCAGGATATGTCAAAGGGGTATGGGAAAAGGATATTGTTCTCAAACTTGCAACGACTCTGGCCGAAAAACTTCGCAGCCGCCTGAACTGCGAGGTGCTTCTGACCCGCACCACCGACCGGAAACTGACCCTGGAAGAGCGAACGGCCATTGCCAACACCCAGCGGGCTGACCTGTTTATTTCCATGCACTGCAATGCCGCAAAAAGCAAAAAACTGTCCGGCATTGAAACCTATATTTTGAACCTGGCCACGGACGAACAGGCCATTGCCGTGGCCGCCCGGGAGAATGCCACATCCGAAAAAAACATCTCGGATCTGGCCTATATTCTAAATGACCTGATGAAACATGCCAAGATCGAAGAATCCACCCGTCTTGCCAATGACGTTCATACGGCCATGGTCACAGGCATGAAAAACAAATACACGAACATCCGTGATCTGGGAGTCAAACAGGCGCCGTTCTATGTACTGCTTGGGGCACGGATGCCTGCGATTCTCATTGAATCCTCCTTTATATCCAACAAAACCGAATGCAAACGTCTGCTGACAGACGCCTATCGCAATGACATCTGCAACGCCATTGCCGACGGGATAGAAAAATATATCAATGCCACAAATCCCCAGCACATATAA
- the mutS gene encoding DNA mismatch repair protein MutS, whose translation MTQKKQTPMMAQYLAIKETCQDAILFYRMGDFYEMFLGDAVKAAGILEIALTSRNKNDPDPVPMCGVPYKAADLYIAKLIGKGCKVAVCEQVEDPSQTKGLVKREIIRVITPGMILNDSLLDRSTNNFLVAISKTPDHAGLACIDISTGSFTTCQTERTSGVIPYALLDEALKLAPKEVLLPDGFKSDPAMAAVRKAFSHIQISYLDNHTFRPDNARQLLTEQFATRSLEGFGIERMPACISAAGAAISYVRDTQLADTSHIYKISSYNLNDFMVIDDRSCKNLELLTNIQTQSPKGSLIHILDKTVTAMGGRLIKQWIRYPLVDKEQIQQRLGAIEELIGAPAIHQMLGDLLKSVYDLERLGSRISMGQGNARDMLALKNSLSVLPDLFRQIETFESPILNGAGMDKNLVPDLEALAQLIGKAIREDAVHVLNEGNLINDGYNPELDELLFITRDGKSWIAKTEKKEKEATGLSSLKIKYNKVFGYFIEVSKAQSDKVPDHYIRKQTLVNAERFITQDMKAVEDTIFNAQERRNTLEYEIFCTVREKVSQRAKDILTMAQFIAAIDVIQGLAKAAVENAYVKPDINDDRRIDIQDGRHPVVEKLIQGERYVPNSIALDDTQCQQILITGPNMAGKSTVLRQVALTVLMAQMGSFVPAAGASICITDRIFTRVGALDNLSSGQSTFMVEMEETANIVNNATERSLVILDEIGRGTSTYDGMSIAWAVAEYLHDLNGKGVKTLFATHYHELLQLEELKPRIKNYNIEVKEFNDNIVFLRSLVKGGTNRSYGIQVARLAGVPDDIIDLAKSVLASAEQHPTTPVPSAQPDKKKKGSKKRNPSGQMNLFGPSDDDLRQMLHKVDIAQMTPLDALNFLNELKSKVEA comes from the coding sequence ATGACCCAAAAGAAACAAACTCCCATGATGGCCCAATACCTGGCCATCAAAGAAACTTGTCAGGACGCCATACTTTTTTACCGGATGGGGGACTTTTATGAAATGTTCCTTGGGGATGCCGTCAAGGCTGCCGGCATCCTTGAAATCGCGCTAACCTCCCGGAATAAAAACGACCCGGACCCTGTTCCCATGTGCGGAGTGCCCTACAAGGCAGCCGATCTTTACATTGCCAAACTCATTGGGAAAGGCTGCAAGGTTGCCGTTTGTGAGCAGGTGGAAGACCCGTCCCAGACCAAAGGGCTTGTGAAGCGTGAAATTATCCGGGTCATCACCCCGGGCATGATCCTCAACGATTCCCTGCTGGATCGCAGCACAAACAATTTTCTGGTGGCCATTTCCAAAACGCCTGATCATGCAGGACTTGCCTGTATAGACATATCCACCGGCAGCTTTACCACCTGCCAGACAGAGCGTACATCCGGTGTCATTCCATACGCCCTTTTGGATGAGGCCTTAAAACTTGCCCCCAAAGAGGTGCTGCTGCCGGACGGTTTCAAATCTGATCCGGCCATGGCTGCCGTCAGGAAAGCATTTTCCCATATTCAGATCTCCTATCTGGACAACCATACATTCCGGCCCGACAATGCCCGGCAGCTTCTGACGGAACAATTTGCCACCCGCAGTCTTGAAGGATTCGGCATTGAACGCATGCCGGCCTGTATATCCGCGGCAGGCGCTGCCATCTCCTATGTCCGGGACACCCAGTTGGCGGATACCAGCCATATTTATAAGATCAGTTCATATAACCTCAATGACTTCATGGTCATCGACGACAGGTCCTGCAAAAACCTTGAACTACTGACCAATATCCAGACCCAGAGTCCCAAAGGCTCGTTGATCCACATTCTGGACAAAACCGTTACCGCCATGGGCGGCCGGCTGATCAAGCAGTGGATCAGGTATCCGCTGGTGGACAAAGAGCAGATTCAGCAGCGCCTTGGTGCCATCGAAGAGCTGATCGGCGCCCCGGCCATCCACCAGATGCTTGGGGATCTGCTTAAATCGGTATATGACCTTGAACGGCTGGGCTCGCGCATCTCCATGGGCCAGGGCAATGCCCGGGACATGCTCGCCCTTAAAAATTCCCTCTCGGTTCTGCCGGATCTGTTCAGGCAGATCGAAACATTTGAAAGCCCGATTCTCAACGGGGCCGGCATGGATAAAAACCTGGTCCCGGACCTGGAAGCACTGGCACAACTGATCGGCAAAGCCATCCGGGAAGATGCCGTGCACGTGCTCAACGAAGGCAACCTGATCAACGACGGATACAACCCGGAACTGGACGAACTGTTGTTCATCACCCGGGACGGAAAATCCTGGATTGCAAAAACCGAAAAAAAAGAGAAGGAAGCCACGGGGCTATCCTCGCTGAAAATCAAATATAATAAGGTGTTCGGGTATTTCATCGAAGTATCCAAAGCCCAGTCCGACAAGGTACCGGATCACTATATCCGCAAACAGACCCTGGTCAATGCCGAACGGTTCATCACCCAGGATATGAAAGCGGTGGAAGATACCATATTCAATGCCCAGGAACGCAGAAACACCCTGGAATATGAGATCTTCTGCACGGTCAGGGAAAAGGTGTCCCAACGGGCAAAGGATATCCTGACCATGGCGCAGTTCATTGCCGCCATCGACGTGATCCAGGGGCTTGCCAAAGCGGCCGTGGAAAATGCCTATGTCAAGCCCGACATCAATGATGACCGGCGCATTGACATCCAGGACGGCAGGCACCCGGTGGTTGAAAAACTGATCCAGGGCGAGCGGTATGTGCCCAACTCCATCGCGCTGGACGATACCCAGTGCCAGCAGATTCTGATCACAGGACCCAACATGGCCGGCAAATCCACGGTGCTGCGCCAGGTGGCCCTAACCGTACTCATGGCCCAGATGGGCTCTTTTGTGCCGGCCGCAGGGGCGTCCATCTGCATCACCGACAGGATATTCACCCGGGTGGGGGCACTGGACAATCTGTCGTCGGGACAGAGTACCTTCATGGTTGAGATGGAGGAGACCGCCAATATTGTGAACAATGCCACGGAAAGAAGTCTGGTGATTCTGGATGAAATCGGCCGGGGAACTTCCACCTACGACGGCATGAGCATTGCCTGGGCCGTGGCCGAGTACCTGCATGACCTCAATGGCAAAGGCGTAAAAACCCTGTTTGCCACCCATTACCATGAACTGCTCCAGCTGGAAGAACTCAAACCCCGGATCAAAAACTATAATATTGAGGTCAAGGAGTTCAACGACAATATCGTGTTCCTGCGCAGCCTGGTCAAAGGGGGCACCAACCGCAGCTACGGCATCCAGGTGGCACGCCTGGCGGGGGTTCCCGATGATATTATTGATCTTGCCAAATCGGTTCTGGCATCTGCGGAACAGCATCCCACCACACCTGTGCCTTCTGCACAGCCCGACAAAAAGAAAAAAGGGTCAAAAAAACGCAACCCCAGCGGACAGATGAACCTGTTCGGTCCATCGGATGATGATCTGCGCCAGATGCTGCACAAGGTGGATATTGCCCAAATGACGCCCCTGGACGCCCTGAACTTTTTAAACGAGCTCAAGAGCAAGGTTGAGGCATGA
- a CDS encoding metallophosphoesterase: MRIYAVADIHGKPEHMESIYGILDQYQPELMVVPGDMTHFFNWSTVLSQIDSLPVPVLAVRGNTDLKRIEPKIEKAANITLLTQTPHKVKGFSFVGVSGTLPVPFANRIGLNEKGKLSALPCPMEPNTVLVVHTPPKGACDRAGKKISVGSRHLARFIQAASPSLVLCGHIHEDFGFKSLHQSTVVNCAIAGPGSGAIIDLEENEAPKVTLLPADTP; encoded by the coding sequence ATGCGTATCTATGCAGTTGCAGACATTCATGGCAAACCCGAACATATGGAATCCATTTACGGAATTTTGGACCAATACCAGCCGGAGTTGATGGTTGTACCCGGAGACATGACCCATTTTTTCAACTGGTCCACCGTCCTTTCCCAGATTGACAGCCTGCCGGTTCCCGTTCTGGCGGTCCGGGGAAATACGGATTTAAAACGCATTGAACCCAAAATAGAAAAAGCCGCCAACATCACGCTGTTAACCCAAACACCCCATAAGGTTAAAGGCTTTTCTTTTGTGGGGGTTTCCGGCACCCTGCCCGTACCCTTTGCCAACCGGATCGGCTTAAATGAAAAAGGAAAGCTCTCTGCTCTGCCCTGCCCCATGGAACCCAATACGGTACTGGTGGTCCATACGCCGCCAAAGGGGGCATGTGACCGTGCGGGCAAAAAAATAAGTGTCGGCAGCCGGCATCTGGCCAGGTTTATCCAGGCCGCATCCCCGAGTCTTGTGCTTTGCGGCCATATCCACGAAGATTTTGGCTTTAAATCTCTGCATCAAAGTACAGTGGTCAATTGCGCCATCGCAGGTCCGGGATCAGGGGCCATTATTGACCTTGAAGAAAATGAAGCCCCAAAGGTGACTCTTTTGCCGGCGGATACACCCTAA